A region of Streptomyces sp. TG1A-60 DNA encodes the following proteins:
- a CDS encoding NADH-quinone oxidoreductase subunit K codes for MSLEPFLLLAAALFCVGLFGALTQQSIVMLMMGLELMLGGVILGAATAWHYIAPAAAEGQALIVLAVTAMALEMAMGFAVVTALFRSREVDMTDMAAELKE; via the coding sequence GTGAGTCTGGAACCGTTCCTGCTGCTGGCCGCCGCGCTGTTCTGCGTCGGGCTGTTCGGGGCGCTCACCCAGCAGTCGATCGTGATGCTGATGATGGGCCTCGAACTCATGCTGGGCGGAGTCATCCTGGGTGCCGCGACCGCCTGGCACTACATCGCTCCGGCGGCGGCCGAGGGCCAGGCCCTGATCGTCCTCGCGGTCACGGCGATGGCCCTGGAGATGGCGATGGGGTTCGCTGTGGTCACCGCCCTGTTCCGGTCGCGGGAGGTCGACATGACCGACATGGCGGCGGAGTTGAAGGAGTGA
- a CDS encoding proton-conducting transporter membrane subunit — MSALLGALVALPLGAGAVLLLVGRRADRAAPGVALAVAGAALGLAIATAFRHPAVRAPFLDGLPVRLAVDGLSGLMTVTVTGVTLAVLLFSAAEFSTSEARARFFGLMLLFAGSMLVTVTAANLPVLLMGWEVMGATSWALIGYWWRDPERTSAADTAFLTTRTADLGLYLAAGAALASGRDTTLSLDGLARADDPWLSFITAGLIVSAFGKSAQLPFSFWLSKAMQGPSPVSALLHSATMVAAGAYLLLRTGPLLNASGWGDDVVAWTGAATALFLGLVAVAQTDLKQLLAASTCAQIGFMVLAAGTGAASGGTLQLIAHASAKSLLFLAAGAWLTALGTQRLPELLGAARHNRTVGVAFTVGALSLAGIPPLSLWAAKDVLLAGTLESSPWLYAVALAAALLSAVYSAKALWFVWRPAVPRPDAHRVPVGAVVPLVSLALACLALTPVAFPPLRDSVGRVLAQAGQPEPQAWESVLSGALALLAVVVTWIWYTRPSARSPWAKTVLANWLLFERAAQVVLVAPVMRLARLAAAFDNRVLDRAVDGTAAGSVRFARWTDGVVERAVDGTVTAVADGTRALGRWARRPQTGQLHQYLAQAVAAFTVLAVVLVLVR, encoded by the coding sequence GTGAGCGCCCTGCTGGGGGCGCTGGTCGCGCTGCCGCTCGGGGCGGGGGCGGTACTGCTCCTGGTGGGGCGGCGGGCCGACCGTGCGGCACCGGGTGTGGCCCTCGCCGTGGCAGGCGCCGCTCTGGGCCTCGCGATCGCCACGGCCTTTCGGCACCCGGCCGTACGGGCGCCGTTCCTCGACGGACTTCCCGTGCGACTCGCGGTGGACGGCCTGTCCGGACTCATGACTGTCACGGTCACCGGGGTCACGCTGGCCGTACTTCTCTTCAGCGCGGCCGAGTTCAGCACGAGCGAGGCCCGGGCCCGCTTCTTCGGGCTGATGCTGCTGTTCGCCGGAAGTATGCTCGTCACGGTCACGGCCGCGAACCTCCCGGTCCTGCTGATGGGCTGGGAAGTCATGGGCGCCACCTCATGGGCGCTGATCGGATATTGGTGGCGGGATCCGGAGCGTACGAGCGCGGCCGACACCGCGTTCCTCACCACGCGTACCGCCGATCTGGGTCTCTATCTGGCGGCGGGGGCCGCGCTCGCGAGCGGCCGGGACACGACGCTCTCGCTCGACGGACTGGCGCGCGCCGACGACCCGTGGCTCTCCTTCATCACCGCGGGCCTCATCGTTTCCGCCTTCGGCAAGTCCGCCCAACTGCCCTTCAGCTTCTGGCTGTCGAAGGCCATGCAGGGCCCGAGCCCCGTCTCGGCGCTGCTGCACTCGGCGACCATGGTCGCCGCCGGGGCGTATCTGCTGCTGCGGACCGGACCGCTGCTGAACGCCTCCGGCTGGGGCGACGACGTGGTCGCGTGGACGGGCGCCGCCACCGCGCTCTTCCTCGGGCTCGTCGCGGTAGCGCAAACCGACCTCAAGCAACTGCTCGCCGCATCGACCTGTGCCCAGATCGGCTTCATGGTGCTCGCCGCCGGGACCGGCGCGGCATCGGGTGGCACGCTGCAGCTCATCGCCCACGCCTCGGCGAAGAGCCTGCTCTTCCTGGCCGCCGGGGCCTGGCTGACCGCACTGGGCACCCAGCGGCTCCCCGAACTGCTCGGCGCCGCACGCCACAACCGGACAGTCGGTGTGGCCTTCACCGTCGGCGCGCTCTCCCTGGCCGGGATTCCGCCGCTGTCGCTGTGGGCCGCCAAGGACGTCCTGCTCGCGGGCACGCTGGAGAGCAGCCCCTGGTTGTACGCCGTCGCGTTGGCCGCTGCCCTGCTGTCGGCGGTCTACAGCGCCAAGGCCCTGTGGTTCGTGTGGCGACCTGCCGTCCCGCGACCCGACGCGCACCGTGTCCCGGTCGGTGCCGTCGTGCCCCTGGTCTCGCTGGCCCTGGCTTGCCTGGCGCTGACGCCGGTGGCCTTTCCTCCGCTGCGTGACAGTGTCGGGCGTGTCCTGGCGCAGGCCGGTCAACCTGAACCGCAGGCATGGGAGTCCGTGCTCTCCGGTGCCCTTGCACTACTGGCGGTCGTGGTCACCTGGATCTGGTACACGCGCCCGTCGGCCCGGTCCCCATGGGCGAAGACGGTCCTCGCGAATTGGCTGCTCTTCGAGCGTGCCGCCCAAGTCGTCCTGGTCGCTCCCGTGATGCGGCTGGCGCGCTTGGCCGCGGCGTTCGACAACCGGGTCCTGGACCGTGCCGTCGACGGCACGGCCGCGGGCTCCGTGCGGTTCGCCCGCTGGACGGACGGCGTCGTGGAGCGGGCGGTGGACGGCACGGTGACGGCGGTCGCCGACGGCACCCGTGCGCTCGGCCGCTGGGCCCGCCGCCCGCAGACCGGGCAGCTGCACCAGTACCTCGCCCAGGCCGTCGCGGCCTTCACCGTCCTCGCCGTCGTGCTCGTCCTCGTGAGGTGA
- a CDS encoding response regulator transcription factor: protein MSVLLEQPASLVAYRPNKPTAMVVVADPRVRSTVTRHLWALGVRDVIEASSIAEARPRVGNPRDICVAEVHLPDGSGLTLLSETRAAGWPNGLALSAADDIGAVRNALAGGVKGYVVTGTRTNIGLPARPGTAPLGSAARMHRRPPGAPSHPGGYRELSGREVEVLRLVAEGQSNKAIGVSMGLSALTVKSHLARIARKLGTGDRAGMVAVALRTGIIH, encoded by the coding sequence GTGTCCGTTCTCCTCGAGCAGCCCGCAAGCCTGGTCGCCTACCGTCCGAACAAACCGACGGCGATGGTGGTCGTGGCCGATCCGCGCGTCCGGTCCACGGTCACCCGCCACTTGTGGGCCCTCGGTGTCCGCGATGTCATCGAGGCCTCGTCCATCGCCGAAGCCCGCCCCCGCGTCGGCAACCCCCGTGACATCTGCGTCGCGGAGGTCCACCTGCCGGACGGTTCCGGCCTGACCCTCCTCTCCGAGACCCGCGCGGCGGGCTGGCCCAACGGCCTCGCCCTCTCCGCCGCCGACGACATCGGCGCCGTACGCAACGCCCTCGCGGGCGGTGTGAAGGGATACGTCGTCACGGGCACCCGCACCAACATCGGACTGCCCGCCCGCCCGGGAACCGCGCCTCTCGGCTCCGCCGCCCGTATGCACCGCCGCCCCCCGGGTGCCCCGAGCCACCCGGGCGGCTACCGGGAACTGTCGGGCCGCGAGGTCGAGGTGCTGCGCCTGGTCGCGGAGGGGCAGTCGAACAAGGCGATCGGCGTCTCGATGGGCCTGTCCGCGCTCACGGTCAAGAGCCACCTGGCCCGGATCGCACGCAAGCTCGGCACCGGCGACCGCGCCGGGATGGTGGCGGTGGCGCTGCGCACCGGGATCATCCACTGA
- a CDS encoding NADH-quinone oxidoreductase subunit N, producing the protein MTEMNENPLDLLPEVLLAASAVLGLLLGSWLPRVRQWIVGLLAAVACVAGIVAASVAAGKPTVTAFGEAFAVDPVTSTSRIVVLGGTLLVLGVSFHPLQGDPRETEFYVLLQLAALGALMMAGTQDLLLLAAGYLLASIPAYTLAGFRKDGPGTEAALKYYVVGALSGVLILTGITILYATGRGTGYPMLGEAFRDAPQALIATGTTGLLAGVLFKAGGVPAHFWVPDAVQGSSPPVAALLTTIPKIGALAALFRLGDVVFADSPLPWPALVAVLSAASMTLGNLGAFFQQDVKRLLAYSTISQVGYLLMPVAVAGRADLAQQALLYYLAAYTVTNLGAFAVVCALPRALTPDDYRGLAKERPLLAASLVICLLGLVGTPPTSVFLGKLEAFSAAFEGGYAWLAALAAANTVASLFYYLRWIVPAVSRSGSSPPPEGDRTARVTAYTATAVSLALGIAGGPVLGALA; encoded by the coding sequence ATGACCGAGATGAACGAGAATCCACTCGACCTCCTCCCCGAGGTACTGCTCGCCGCGTCCGCCGTACTCGGGCTGCTGCTCGGCTCCTGGCTGCCGCGCGTCCGACAGTGGATCGTGGGTCTGCTGGCGGCCGTCGCGTGCGTGGCGGGGATCGTCGCCGCCTCGGTGGCCGCCGGGAAGCCGACCGTCACCGCCTTCGGCGAGGCCTTCGCCGTCGACCCGGTCACGAGCACGTCCCGGATCGTGGTCCTCGGCGGCACGCTCCTCGTCCTCGGCGTCTCCTTCCACCCTCTGCAAGGGGACCCGAGGGAGACGGAGTTCTACGTACTGCTGCAGCTGGCGGCCCTCGGCGCGCTCATGATGGCGGGCACGCAGGACCTGCTGCTGCTCGCCGCCGGGTACCTGCTGGCGAGCATCCCCGCCTACACCCTCGCCGGCTTCCGCAAGGACGGGCCGGGCACCGAGGCGGCACTCAAGTACTACGTGGTCGGCGCCCTGTCGGGTGTACTGATACTGACCGGCATCACCATCCTGTACGCGACGGGACGCGGCACCGGGTACCCGATGCTCGGGGAAGCGTTCCGCGACGCGCCCCAGGCGCTGATCGCCACCGGCACGACGGGGCTTCTGGCAGGCGTACTGTTCAAGGCCGGAGGCGTACCCGCGCACTTCTGGGTCCCCGACGCCGTGCAGGGCAGCAGCCCGCCGGTCGCGGCGCTCCTCACCACCATCCCGAAGATCGGCGCACTCGCCGCGCTCTTCCGCCTGGGCGACGTCGTCTTCGCCGACAGCCCCCTGCCCTGGCCCGCGCTCGTCGCCGTACTCTCCGCCGCCTCCATGACCCTCGGCAATCTCGGCGCGTTCTTCCAGCAGGACGTCAAGCGACTGCTTGCCTACTCGACGATCAGCCAGGTCGGCTACCTCCTCATGCCGGTGGCCGTCGCCGGACGCGCGGACCTCGCGCAACAAGCGCTGCTGTACTACCTCGCGGCGTACACGGTGACCAACCTCGGCGCCTTCGCCGTGGTCTGCGCCCTCCCCCGCGCCCTCACACCGGACGACTACCGAGGTCTGGCCAAGGAGCGTCCGCTGCTCGCCGCGAGCCTCGTCATCTGCCTACTGGGACTCGTCGGCACCCCGCCCACCTCGGTGTTCCTCGGCAAACTCGAAGCGTTCAGCGCCGCCTTCGAAGGCGGTTACGCCTGGCTCGCCGCCCTGGCCGCCGCCAACACCGTGGCGTCCCTCTTCTACTACCTGCGCTGGATCGTGCCCGCGGTCTCCCGAAGCGGATCCTCACCGCCTCCCGAGGGCGACCGCACGGCACGTGTGACGGCATACACCGCCACGGCGGTCTCGCTCGCTCTCGGAATCGCCGGCGGACCGGTCCTGGGCGCGCTGGCCTGA
- a CDS encoding sugar ABC transporter permease: protein MPRTRTTDPSHATEKAARPPVAAPPPPMPRRAPRKVRLWRKLTPWLFLAAPLALLIAFTYAPVANMLAYSFTDWDGVSPELRYTGPDNYIEIFTRPELFQVFFVSGYYLAASALQIGVALYFATILSFDLRFRNLFKGVLFFPYLINGVAIGFVFLYFFQDGGTLDSLLALLGHESDRAWLGTSTSANISLSGVSVWRYTGLNFVLFLGAIQSIPGELYEAAELDGANRWHQFRYIIAPGIRPVLSLSVILSISGSLSVFEIPYIMTGGATGTETFVIQTVKLAFQFNKTGLASAAAVVLLLIILAVTWLQRRLVPDDRADLV from the coding sequence ATGCCCCGCACGCGTACGACCGACCCCTCGCACGCGACAGAGAAGGCGGCGCGGCCCCCGGTGGCCGCGCCCCCGCCCCCCATGCCCCGGCGGGCGCCCCGCAAGGTGCGCCTGTGGCGAAAGCTCACCCCCTGGCTCTTCCTGGCCGCCCCGCTGGCCCTCCTGATCGCCTTCACCTACGCCCCGGTCGCCAACATGCTGGCGTACAGCTTCACCGACTGGGACGGCGTCAGCCCCGAACTGCGCTACACCGGCCCCGACAACTACATCGAGATCTTCACCCGCCCCGAGCTGTTCCAGGTCTTCTTCGTCAGCGGCTACTACCTGGCCGCCTCGGCGCTGCAGATCGGCGTCGCCCTCTACTTCGCGACGATCCTCAGCTTCGACCTCCGCTTCCGGAACCTCTTCAAGGGCGTCCTCTTCTTCCCGTACCTGATCAACGGCGTCGCGATCGGCTTCGTCTTCCTCTACTTCTTCCAGGACGGCGGCACCCTCGACTCGCTCCTCGCCCTCCTCGGCCACGAGTCCGACCGCGCCTGGCTCGGCACCTCGACGTCCGCGAACATCTCCCTCTCCGGCGTCTCCGTCTGGCGCTACACGGGCCTGAACTTCGTGCTCTTCCTCGGGGCGATCCAGTCGATCCCGGGGGAGCTGTACGAGGCCGCCGAACTCGACGGCGCCAACCGCTGGCACCAGTTCCGGTACATCATCGCGCCCGGCATCCGCCCGGTCCTGAGCCTGAGCGTGATCCTCTCGATCTCCGGGTCCCTGTCGGTCTTCGAGATCCCCTACATCATGACCGGCGGCGCCACCGGCACCGAGACCTTCGTGATCCAGACAGTCAAGCTCGCCTTCCAGTTCAACAAGACGGGCCTCGCGTCGGCCGCCGCGGTCGTCCTCCTGCTGATCATCCTGGCGGTGACGTGGCTGCAGCGCCGACTGGTCCCCGACGACAGGGCGGACCTCGTATGA
- a CDS encoding DUF3000 domain-containing protein, giving the protein MAAAQGRLSDGAGGTGDAKEGERDAMETAPLPFRSAVEALRTSRPRPEIEIEPTRPPQRLAPYAYALEAAVVEGDEDLADGRLVLLHEPAGHDAWQGTFRLVTLVRAELEPEMAADPLLPDVCWSWLTGALQSRGLPYGEPSGTVTRASSHYFGGLSTRPAASQIEIRASWTPLEALGGVPDTASHLASWCDLLAQIAGLPPAVDPEDAAVVTLPQRRGPQSR; this is encoded by the coding sequence ATGGCTGCGGCTCAGGGACGACTGTCGGACGGCGCTGGCGGGACGGGCGACGCGAAGGAGGGGGAGCGCGATGCGATGGAGACGGCACCGTTGCCGTTCCGCTCCGCCGTCGAAGCGCTGCGGACCTCACGGCCGCGGCCGGAGATCGAGATCGAACCGACCCGGCCGCCCCAGCGGCTGGCGCCGTACGCGTACGCCCTGGAGGCCGCGGTCGTCGAGGGCGACGAGGATCTGGCCGACGGGCGGCTCGTGCTGCTGCACGAGCCGGCGGGACACGACGCCTGGCAGGGCACCTTCCGGCTGGTGACCCTGGTCCGCGCGGAGTTGGAGCCCGAGATGGCGGCGGATCCGCTGCTGCCGGACGTGTGCTGGTCGTGGCTGACCGGTGCGCTGCAGTCCCGGGGGCTGCCGTACGGCGAGCCGAGTGGCACGGTGACGCGGGCGAGCTCCCACTACTTCGGCGGGCTGTCCACGCGGCCGGCCGCGTCCCAGATCGAGATCCGGGCGTCCTGGACCCCGCTTGAGGCCCTGGGCGGTGTTCCCGACACGGCCTCGCATCTCGCTTCCTGGTGCGACCTGCTCGCCCAGATCGCGGGGCTGCCGCCGGCGGTCGACCCGGAGGACGCGGCTGTGGTGACGCTGCCGCAGCGGCGGGGGCCGCAGTCCCGCTGA
- a CDS encoding HRDC domain-containing protein, with protein MTDAQETAADSTLRTTGGAPPDDGGSSEAGAPIPLLVPRDGIPPVIADESSLAAVISAFAAGSGPVAVDAERASGYRYGQRAYLVQLRREGSGTALIDPIACPDLSGLGEALSGVEWVLHAATQDLPCLREIDMVPTRLFDTELAGRLAGFPRVGLGAMVETVLGYVLEKGHSAVDWSTRPLPDPWLRYAALDVELLVDLRDALEKELDRQGKLEWARQEFDAIAAAPPAEPRKDPWRRTSGMHKVRRRRQMAVVRELWEARDRIARRRDVSPGKVLGDAAIVEAALALPGTAHALAALNGFGHRTGRRQLEQWQAAVDRAKALPDSALPAHGQPVTGPPPPKAWADKDPAAAARLSAARAGVSALAEQLTMPQENLITPDTVRRLCWEPPKSLDAEAVSAALAGYGARAWQVELVTPVLVGALSATAKAKGAQSP; from the coding sequence GTGACCGACGCCCAAGAGACCGCAGCAGACAGCACCCTGCGCACCACCGGAGGCGCCCCTCCGGACGACGGCGGATCTTCTGAAGCGGGGGCGCCGATCCCTTTGCTGGTGCCCCGAGACGGCATTCCGCCCGTGATCGCCGACGAGTCCTCGCTCGCCGCGGTGATCTCCGCGTTCGCCGCCGGCTCCGGCCCCGTCGCCGTGGACGCCGAACGGGCGTCCGGCTACCGCTACGGCCAGCGGGCCTATCTGGTGCAGCTGCGCCGCGAGGGCTCGGGCACCGCGCTGATCGACCCCATCGCCTGCCCCGACCTCTCCGGCCTCGGCGAGGCGCTCTCCGGAGTGGAGTGGGTGCTCCACGCCGCCACCCAGGACCTGCCCTGCCTGCGCGAGATAGACATGGTCCCGACGCGGCTCTTCGACACCGAGCTGGCCGGACGGCTCGCCGGGTTCCCCCGGGTCGGTCTCGGCGCGATGGTCGAGACCGTCCTCGGCTACGTCCTCGAGAAGGGCCACTCCGCGGTCGACTGGTCGACCCGGCCGCTCCCCGACCCCTGGCTGCGGTACGCGGCGCTCGACGTGGAACTCCTGGTGGACCTGCGGGACGCCCTGGAGAAGGAGCTGGACCGGCAGGGCAAGCTCGAATGGGCCCGCCAGGAGTTCGACGCGATCGCCGCCGCGCCGCCCGCCGAGCCGCGCAAGGATCCGTGGCGTCGTACGTCCGGGATGCACAAGGTGCGGCGCCGACGGCAGATGGCGGTCGTACGGGAACTGTGGGAGGCGCGGGACCGCATCGCGCGGCGGCGGGACGTGTCGCCGGGGAAGGTGCTGGGCGACGCGGCGATCGTGGAGGCCGCCCTTGCGCTGCCGGGCACCGCGCACGCCCTCGCCGCGCTGAACGGATTCGGGCATCGGACGGGGCGGCGGCAGCTCGAGCAGTGGCAGGCCGCCGTGGACCGGGCCAAGGCGCTGCCGGATTCGGCGCTGCCGGCGCACGGGCAGCCCGTGACCGGGCCGCCGCCGCCGAAGGCCTGGGCCGACAAGGACCCGGCGGCGGCCGCTCGGCTGTCCGCTGCTCGGGCCGGGGTGTCCGCGCTGGCCGAACAGCTCACCATGCCCCAGGAGAATCTGATCACTCCGGATACGGTTCGGCGGCTCTGCTGGGAACCGCCGAAGTCGTTGGACGCGGAGGCTGTGAGCGCGGCGCTTGCGGGGTACGGGGCGCGGGCCTGGCAGGTTGAGCTGGTTACGCCGGTGCTGGTGGGGGCGTTGTCCGCTACGGCGAAGGCGAAGGGGGCCCAGTCGCCCTAG
- the hemE gene encoding uroporphyrinogen decarboxylase, whose translation MSANASPSGHQPTATYNSAFLKACRREPVPHTPVWFMRQAGRSLPEYLKVREGIPMLESCMRPELVTEITLQPIRRHHVDAAIYFSDIVVPLKAIGIDLDIKPGVGPVVEKPIRSRADLVQLRDLTAEDVSYVTEAIRLLTAELGGTPLIGFAGAPFTLASYLVEGGPSRTYENAKAMMYGDPELWSDLLDRLAGITAAFLKVQIEAGASAVQLFDSWAGALAPTDYRRSVLPASAKVFRAVESYGVPRIHFGVGTGELLGLMGEAGADVVGVDWRVPLDEAARRVGPGKALQGNLDPTVLFAGTEAVETKTREVLDTAAGLEGHIFNLGHGVMPSTDPDALTRLVEYVHTQTAR comes from the coding sequence GTGAGTGCCAACGCCAGCCCCTCGGGCCACCAGCCGACCGCCACGTACAACTCCGCCTTCCTGAAGGCGTGCAGGCGCGAGCCCGTGCCGCACACACCGGTGTGGTTCATGCGGCAGGCCGGGCGCTCGCTGCCCGAGTACCTGAAGGTGCGCGAGGGCATCCCGATGCTGGAGTCCTGCATGCGGCCCGAGCTGGTCACGGAGATCACCCTCCAGCCGATCCGCCGGCACCACGTGGACGCGGCGATCTACTTCAGTGACATCGTGGTCCCGCTCAAGGCCATCGGGATCGACCTCGACATCAAGCCCGGCGTCGGCCCGGTCGTCGAGAAGCCGATCCGCAGCCGCGCCGACCTCGTCCAGCTGCGCGACCTGACCGCCGAGGACGTCTCCTACGTCACCGAGGCGATCAGACTCCTCACCGCCGAGCTCGGCGGAACCCCCCTCATCGGCTTCGCCGGCGCGCCCTTCACCCTCGCCAGCTATCTCGTCGAGGGCGGCCCGTCCCGAACGTACGAGAACGCCAAGGCGATGATGTACGGCGACCCCGAGCTGTGGAGCGACCTGCTCGACCGCCTCGCCGGGATCACGGCCGCGTTCCTCAAGGTCCAGATCGAGGCGGGTGCCTCGGCCGTCCAGCTCTTCGACTCCTGGGCCGGCGCGCTCGCCCCTACCGACTACCGCCGTTCGGTCCTCCCCGCCTCGGCGAAGGTCTTCCGGGCCGTCGAGTCCTACGGCGTCCCGCGCATCCACTTCGGCGTCGGCACCGGCGAGCTGCTGGGCCTCATGGGCGAGGCCGGCGCGGACGTCGTCGGCGTCGACTGGCGCGTCCCGCTCGACGAGGCTGCCCGCCGCGTCGGCCCCGGCAAGGCGCTCCAGGGCAACCTCGACCCGACGGTCCTCTTCGCCGGCACCGAGGCCGTCGAGACCAAGACCCGCGAGGTGCTCGACACGGCCGCCGGCCTGGAGGGCCACATCTTCAACCTCGGCCACGGCGTCATGCCCAGCACCGACCCCGACGCCCTGACCCGGCTCGTGGAGTACGTGCACACGCAGACCGCGCGCTAG
- a CDS encoding carbohydrate ABC transporter permease yields MTTLTIPTPVIRRRVARTLTYLSLVGASVVVLLPLLVVLLTSLKTEEQMADDSGALTLPDNPLNLANYATAFRDGEMLAAFGNTAFILAFAITGTVLIGSMAAYAIDRFTFRFRKLVVALFLVATLVPGVTTQVATFQIVDSFGMFDTLWAPIALYTGTDIVSIYIFLQFVRSIPISLDESARLDGANAFTIYRKIIFPLLKPAVATVVIVKGITVYNDFYIPFLYMPSDDLGVISTSLFRFKGPFGAHWETISAGAVLVILPTLIVFLALQRFIYNGFTRGATK; encoded by the coding sequence ATGACGACACTGACGATCCCGACCCCTGTAATCCGCAGGCGGGTCGCCCGCACCCTCACCTATCTGTCACTGGTCGGCGCGTCGGTCGTGGTTCTCCTGCCCCTCCTCGTGGTCCTGCTGACCTCGCTCAAGACCGAGGAGCAGATGGCGGACGACAGCGGCGCCCTCACCCTGCCGGACAACCCGCTGAACCTCGCGAACTACGCGACGGCGTTCCGCGACGGCGAGATGCTCGCCGCCTTCGGCAACACGGCCTTCATCCTCGCCTTCGCCATCACAGGAACGGTCCTCATCGGCTCGATGGCGGCCTACGCGATCGACCGCTTCACCTTCCGCTTCCGGAAACTGGTCGTCGCCCTCTTCCTCGTCGCCACCCTCGTCCCCGGCGTCACCACCCAGGTCGCGACCTTCCAGATCGTCGACAGCTTCGGCATGTTCGACACCCTCTGGGCCCCGATCGCCCTCTACACGGGCACCGACATCGTCTCGATCTACATCTTCCTGCAGTTCGTGAGATCGATCCCGATCTCCCTCGACGAGTCCGCCCGCCTGGACGGCGCCAACGCCTTCACGATCTACCGAAAGATCATCTTCCCGCTCCTGAAACCCGCGGTCGCCACCGTCGTCATCGTCAAGGGGATCACCGTCTACAACGACTTCTACATCCCCTTCCTCTACATGCCCTCCGACGACCTCGGCGTGATCTCCACGTCCCTCTTCCGCTTCAAGGGCCCCTTCGGCGCCCACTGGGAAACGATCTCGGCAGGAGCCGTCCTGGTGATCCTGCCGACCCTGATCGTCTTCCTGGCGCTCCAGAGATTCATCTACAACGGCTTCACGAGAGGAGCCACGAAGTAA
- a CDS encoding NADH-quinone oxidoreductase subunit M, with amino-acid sequence MLSALVFAPTAVALLLFALPRRTTPRVFRAVWVVTSALELALVIAVWAGYEAEGGMQYEQRARWIPSAGVGYHVGADGLSLPLLALTCLLFLACALYSLREGRRIREFAALFLFLQTTCLGLFAALDLILFFVFFDLSIVAMYFVIAGWGHQQAARAALKFFLYTFLGSLALLLGFIGLYLAASPHTFDMVELTEQNPLAGRSVHGALVLLAVVVGLAVKTPTVPFHTWLPPAHVEAPAAGSAILAGVLLKMGTYGFVRIAMPMLPEAWRRYALVLVVVGVLSVLHGALVALAQTDFKRMVAYTSVNHMGYVVLAVGAGAAAADSSEQARSLAVTGAVTQMVSHGLLTGALFLLAGVLYERGRTYDMGSYSGVAGAAPAFAAMTGVAAFASLGLPGFSGFIAEFQIFTGSLGPQPLATTLAVLGILLTAGLFLRALRQVFTGPLRLPEAPGTPRAFPDIRAHESLAVVPLLVLALVLGVAPRFLLDVIEPASRSVLELLAR; translated from the coding sequence TTGCTGTCCGCCCTCGTCTTCGCACCCACGGCCGTCGCGCTGCTGCTGTTCGCCTTGCCCCGCCGTACGACACCGCGGGTCTTCCGCGCCGTGTGGGTCGTCACGTCCGCGCTGGAACTCGCCCTGGTCATCGCGGTGTGGGCCGGGTACGAGGCCGAAGGGGGGATGCAGTACGAGCAGCGCGCCCGGTGGATTCCGAGCGCCGGGGTCGGCTATCACGTCGGTGCCGACGGGCTGTCGCTGCCGCTGCTCGCCCTCACCTGCCTGCTGTTCCTGGCCTGCGCGTTGTACTCACTGCGCGAAGGTCGCCGTATCCGCGAGTTCGCCGCGCTCTTCCTCTTCCTGCAGACCACCTGCCTTGGTCTGTTCGCCGCCCTGGACCTGATCCTCTTCTTCGTGTTCTTCGACCTGTCCATCGTCGCGATGTACTTCGTCATCGCCGGATGGGGCCACCAGCAGGCTGCGCGCGCCGCGCTGAAGTTCTTCCTGTACACCTTCCTCGGTTCGCTCGCCCTGCTGCTCGGCTTCATCGGCCTGTACCTCGCCGCGTCTCCGCACACCTTCGACATGGTCGAGCTGACGGAGCAGAACCCGCTGGCCGGCCGCTCCGTCCACGGCGCCCTGGTGCTGCTGGCCGTGGTCGTCGGCCTGGCGGTGAAGACCCCGACGGTGCCGTTCCACACCTGGCTGCCACCGGCCCACGTCGAGGCGCCCGCCGCCGGATCCGCGATCCTGGCCGGCGTCCTGCTGAAGATGGGCACATACGGCTTCGTCCGCATCGCCATGCCGATGCTCCCCGAGGCCTGGCGCCGCTACGCCCTCGTCCTGGTCGTCGTCGGCGTCCTCTCCGTCCTTCACGGAGCCCTGGTCGCCCTCGCACAGACCGACTTCAAACGGATGGTCGCCTACACCTCCGTCAACCACATGGGTTACGTCGTCCTGGCCGTCGGCGCCGGCGCCGCGGCAGCGGACAGCTCCGAACAGGCCCGCTCCCTCGCGGTCACCGGGGCGGTGACGCAGATGGTCAGCCACGGCCTGCTCACCGGCGCGCTGTTCCTGCTGGCCGGGGTGCTGTACGAGCGCGGGCGGACGTACGACATGGGCTCGTACTCCGGAGTCGCCGGCGCGGCGCCCGCGTTCGCCGCCATGACCGGCGTCGCGGCCTTCGCCTCTCTCGGGCTGCCGGGATTCTCCGGCTTCATCGCCGAGTTCCAGATCTTCACCGGAAGCCTCGGGCCACAGCCTCTGGCCACGACACTCGCCGTGCTCGGCATCCTCCTCACCGCCGGGCTGTTCCTGCGCGCGCTGCGGCAGGTCTTCACCGGCCCGCTGCGTCTTCCCGAGGCACCGGGCACGCCCCGCGCGTTCCCGGACATCCGCGCACACGAGAGCCTCGCTGTCGTACCGCTCCTCGTCCTGGCCCTCGTCCTCGGCGTGGCGCCCCGCTTCCTGCTGGACGTCATCGAGCCCGCGTCCCGGTCCGTCCTGGAACTGCTCGCCCGATGA